Proteins encoded together in one Meles meles chromosome 7, mMelMel3.1 paternal haplotype, whole genome shotgun sequence window:
- the LOC123946306 gene encoding apolipoprotein L2-like, whose translation MDLEAEEQQVTERFLHKFPQLKVELEESIVKLHDLAEEVDRVHRDCTIANVVSGSAGVVSGLLSILGLGLAPVTAGASLALLATGIGLGAAATVTQVSTSIVEDSSELSAKAQADLTSAGFDKGQVVAKVLYDHRPQISSLTDKCFRALQNIAKNICAIKLAKVKPRLVVNARLLMTAPRFSVRSGQQVQKAFGGPALAMTKGARIMGAATAGLSLAKDVVNLLKDSEHLQKGAKTESAEDMRWQARELESKLEKLTEIYESLKEGPTP comes from the coding sequence ATGGATCTGGAGGCTGAAGAGCAGCAGGTTACGGAAAGGTTTCTACATAAGTTCCCCCAGTTGAAAGTGGAGCTTGAGGAGAGTATAGTAAAGCTCCACGATCTTGcagaggaggtggacagggtacACCGGGACTGCACCATCGCCAACGTAGTATCCGGCTCTGCTGGTGTTGTGTCTGGCCTCCTGAGCATCCTTGGtctgggtctggctcctgtgacaGCAGGGGCCAGTCTGGCACTCTTGGCAACTGGGATAGGGCTGGGAGCAGCAGCCACTGTGACCCAGGTGTCTACCAGCATCGTGGAAGACTCAAGCGAGTTGTCTGCAAAAGCCCAAGCAGACCTGACATCAGCTGGTTTTGACAAAGGGCAGGTCGTTGCAAAGGTTCTGTATGACCATAGACCCCAGATTAGTTCCTTAACGGATAAATGTTTTAGAGCCCTGCAAAACATTGCAAAGAATATTTGTGCCATCAAGCTAGCCAAAGTCAAACCTCGTCTTGTAGTCAATGCCAGGCTCCTTATGACAGCTCCGAGATTCTCAGTTCGAAGTGGCCAGCAGGTGCAGAAAGCTTTTGGAGGCCCTGCTCTGGCAATGACCAAAGGAGCCCGGATCATGGGTGCGGCCACTGCAGGTCTCTCCCTTGCAAAGGATGTGGTCAACCTGTTGAAAGACTCAGAGCACTTGCAAAAGGGTGCAAAGACAGAGTCAGCTGAAGACATGAGATGGCAGGCCCGGGAGCTGGAGAGCAAGTTGGAGAAGCTCACTGAGATCTATGAAAGTCTGAAGGAGGGCCCGACTCCGTGA